The genome window TACAAGGATCTTGCCTGCATCTATCTTTATCTTAACCTTATCTGGAATCTGTATTGGTCTCTTACCTATCCTTGACATATAATTTCACCAAATGTAGCACAGGACTTCGCCGCCTGTTTGCATTTCCTTTGCCTGCACGTTTGTTACAATGCCCCTGGAGGTCGACAATACTGCCACGCCTATGCCTCCCAGCACCACAGGTACCCTGTCTTTTTTTACATACCTTCTTAAGCCAGGCCTTGAAATCCTCTTCAGACCTTTTACTGCAGGGTCGCCCGTACTCATATATTTCAAATAAACTCTCAATAAGCCCTGTTTTTTATCGTCTATAAACTTGAAATCTTTTATAAACTTCTCCCTCTTGAAGATACCAAGGATCTCCTGTGAAATCTTTGAAAACGGCACGTCCACCTTTATCTTGTGTGACGAAAATCCGTTTCTAACTATAGTTAATGTATTCGCAATCGGATCTGTCATTGACATCGTTTGTCTCCGTATCCTGTGTAATGTTACTACCAGCTAGCCTTAGTGACTCCGGGTATCTCTCCGCGCGAAGCCATTTCTCTGAAACATATGCGGCATACATGAAACTTTCTCATATACGCGCGTCGCCTGCCGCATAACTGGCATCTATTGTACCCTCTTACTTTAAACTTAGGAGTCTTTTTTTGTTTTGCTATTAAACATTCTTTTGCCATCTCTATTCCTTATCTTTGCCTTTTTTCTGTGCGAACGGCATGCCAAGAAGTTTCAATAATTCGAATGATTCTTCTTTTGAGTTCGACTGTATATTTATTATTACATCCATGCCCTGTGTCCTTGGCATCTTATCAATATCTATTTCAGGAAATATCGCCTGCTCTTTTAACCCCAGAGAATAGCTACCTTTTTGGTCGAACGAATTAGGGTTTACTCCTCTAAAATCCCTGATCCTCGGTAACGCCACATTCACAAACCTATCCAAAAATTCATACATCCTTGCCCCGCGCAGAGTAACCTTACAGCCGATAGGAAGGCCTTTGCGTATCTTAAAATTTGCTATCGCCTTCCTTGACCTTGTAATAGCAGGCTTCTGACCGACTATAGTAGCCAGCTCTTTCATGGCCTGCTCAAGGATCTTTATGTCCTGACTCGCAACGCCCACGCCCATATTCAAAACGATCTTTTTAATACAAGGTGCCTGCAATGGATTCGTGTAGTTAAACTTCTTGCCAAGCTCTGGGACGATCTCTTTTTTATATCTCTCTAATAGTCTTGGTATCATTGTTATATCAGTTCCTTACATTTTTTGCAGATCCTGACCTTTGTGCCGTCGGAAAGTATGCTGAAGCCAATGCGCGTCGGCTTATTACACTTTTGGCAAACCACCATCAGATTAGAAATAGCTATCGTGCTCTCTTTCTGTATGATGCCGCCCTGCTGATCTTCTTTGGTCCTGCGTGCATGCTTCTTTACCAGATTAAGACCCTGAACAAGCGCCCTGCCTTTATCAGGAAAAACTGCCAGCACTTTACCGGTCTTTCCGCTGTCCTTGCCTGTTATGATCTTTGCTGTATCGTTCTTCTTTATCTTTGACATGTCTTCTATATTACCTCAGGTGCCAGCGATACTATCTTCATAAAATTCTTATCTCGCAGTTCTCTTGCAACAGGTCCAAATATTCTTGTGCCGCGAGGATTCATCTGAAGATCTATGATCACAATAGCATTTGTGTCAAATCTCAGGTAAGAGCCGTCTGGCCGCCTGATAGAATTGACACTTCTGACTATAACTGCCTTAACGACTTCACCTTCCTTGACCACGCCATCAGGATTTGCCTCTTTTACGTTGGCAGTTATAATATCTCCTACCTCAGCAGTAGCCTTACCATGTCTGCCGATAACACCAATACACGAAGCGCGTTTCGCCCCTGTATTATCCGCTACATCTAAAATCGTCTGCATCCTAATCATAAACTTTTATACCTTTTTTACGACCTCTACGAGACGCCACCTTTTGCTCTTTGAAACTGGCTTTGTCTCCTGGATCTTTACTTTGTCTCCGGTCTTAGCCTCATTCTTCTCATCGTGCGCCATGATCTTGCCGGATTTCTTGATGATACGCCTATATATAGGGTGTATGGTCGTGCGATCCAAGCGGACAATAATACCCTTGTCCATCTTATCGCCTATCACAACCCCTACCCTTTCCTTACGATTTGCTCTCGCTTCCATGATTACCCCTTCTGCTTCTCGTTCAATACTGTTAAGATCCTGGCAACATCACGCCGCGCATCCTTGATCTTACTCGGTTTCTCCACGCGTCCTGTTGAGCGCTGCGACAGCATTTCAAAAAGAGCCTTTTTCAATGCCACCATTTTCTCGTTCAATTCCTGTTTTGATAAATTTCTAAGTTCTTCTGTCTTTAACATGTCTTTAACCGCTTGTCTTTCTTGTCACAAACCTCGTCTTAAAAGGCAGTTTTGAGGATGCGTATCTCATTGCATTTTTAGCAAGGTCTTCGCTGACTCCTCCGAGCTCAAAGATTATCTTGCCTCTCTTCACAGTAGCAACCCAGTACAAAGGTGCGCCTTTTCCTTTTCCCATCCTTGTCTCTGCAGGCTTTTTGCTGACAGATTTGTCAGGAAATGCCCGTATCCACATCTTTCCAGCGCCCTGCAATGACCTCATGACTGTAACCCTGCAAGCCTCTATCTGTATATTGGTAAGCCAGTCATTCTCCAGGACCTGCAATCCGCAATCGCCAAACGCAAGCGTTGCACCGCGAGTAGCAACACCCTTTCTTCTGCCTCTCTGGTACTTTCTATATTTGACCCTCTTTGGCATTAATACCATGACTAAGCCTCTACCGGTTTCTTTTCTTTTTTACCGACAATAATATCGCCTTTATATATCCAGACCTTGATGCCTATAAGACCAGCCTGTGTATGTGCTTCTGTAAATCCATAATCCACATCAGCCTTTATGGTCTGCAAAGGCACCTTGCCCACTTTATATGACTCTTTTCTTGCTATCTCAGCACCATCCAGCCTGCCGCGACATCGTATCTTTATGCCGCCTGCGCCTGCTTGAGTCGCCTGCTGCACTGCTCTTTTCATTGCCCTTCTAAACGCTATTCTCTTCTCGAGCTGGAATGCAATGTTTTCTGCAACAAGCTGCGCTGACAGCGCCACCCGCTTTATCTCTTTTATGTCTATCTGAAGCTCTTTATTGACAACGCCCCTAAGCTCGTCTCTTAATCTATCTATCTCTGAACCTTTTCTGCCTATTATTACGCCAGGTCTGCCGCTGTGTATGATTATGCGGATCCTATTAGATGCTCTCTCTATTTCTATCTTTGCAATAGCAGCCTGCATCAAATTCTTTTTTATGTGCTTTCTTATCTTGGAATCCTCTATAAGTAAACCGCCAAAATCCTTTTTATTGGCAAACCATCTCGAGGTCCAATCTCTTATATAACCTAATCTAAAACTATACGGATGTACTTTCTGCCCCAAAATTATCTCCTTTTGCTTGTAGTAGCCTTTTGTTTTTTAACTGGTGCTTTGGCCTTCCTTGTCACTTGTCCCTTGTCACTTGTCCCTTTTTTCGCCGCAGCTTTCTCCGTCTTCGCCTCCGGCCTCACAATCTT of Candidatus Gorgyraea atricola contains these proteins:
- the rpmC gene encoding 50S ribosomal protein L29 → MLKTEELRNLSKQELNEKMVALKKALFEMLSQRSTGRVEKPSKIKDARRDVARILTVLNEKQKG
- the rplN gene encoding 50S ribosomal protein L14, producing MIRMQTILDVADNTGAKRASCIGVIGRHGKATAEVGDIITANVKEANPDGVVKEGEVVKAVIVRSVNSIRRPDGSYLRFDTNAIVIIDLQMNPRGTRIFGPVARELRDKNFMKIVSLAPEVI
- the rplE gene encoding 50S ribosomal protein L5 → MIPRLLERYKKEIVPELGKKFNYTNPLQAPCIKKIVLNMGVGVASQDIKILEQAMKELATIVGQKPAITRSRKAIANFKIRKGLPIGCKVTLRGARMYEFLDRFVNVALPRIRDFRGVNPNSFDQKGSYSLGLKEQAIFPEIDIDKMPRTQGMDVIINIQSNSKEESFELLKLLGMPFAQKKGKDKE
- the rplX gene encoding 50S ribosomal protein L24; translation: MSKIKKNDTAKIITGKDSGKTGKVLAVFPDKGRALVQGLNLVKKHARRTKEDQQGGIIQKESTIAISNLMVVCQKCNKPTRIGFSILSDGTKVRICKKCKELI
- the rpsQ gene encoding 30S ribosomal protein S17, with product MEARANRKERVGVVIGDKMDKGIIVRLDRTTIHPIYRRIIKKSGKIMAHDEKNEAKTGDKVKIQETKPVSKSKRWRLVEVVKKV
- the rpsC gene encoding 30S ribosomal protein S3, whose translation is MGQKVHPYSFRLGYIRDWTSRWFANKKDFGGLLIEDSKIRKHIKKNLMQAAIAKIEIERASNRIRIIIHSGRPGVIIGRKGSEIDRLRDELRGVVNKELQIDIKEIKRVALSAQLVAENIAFQLEKRIAFRRAMKRAVQQATQAGAGGIKIRCRGRLDGAEIARKESYKVGKVPLQTIKADVDYGFTEAHTQAGLIGIKVWIYKGDIIVGKKEKKPVEA
- the rplP gene encoding 50S ribosomal protein L16 produces the protein MVLMPKRVKYRKYQRGRRKGVATRGATLAFGDCGLQVLENDWLTNIQIEACRVTVMRSLQGAGKMWIRAFPDKSVSKKPAETRMGKGKGAPLYWVATVKRGKIIFELGGVSEDLAKNAMRYASSKLPFKTRFVTRKTSG
- the rpsH gene encoding 30S ribosomal protein S8; protein product: MSMTDPIANTLTIVRNGFSSHKIKVDVPFSKISQEILGIFKREKFIKDFKFIDDKKQGLLRVYLKYMSTGDPAVKGLKRISRPGLRRYVKKDRVPVVLGGIGVAVLSTSRGIVTNVQAKEMQTGGEVLCYIW
- a CDS encoding type Z 30S ribosomal protein S14, coding for MAKECLIAKQKKTPKFKVRGYNRCQLCGRRRAYMRKFHVCRICFREMASRGEIPGVTKASW